In Babesia bovis T2Bo chromosome 3, whole genome shotgun sequence, the genomic window TCCCTGCATACATCCCTGGTTGGAAGAAGCCGATAATCATCGGTCGTCATGCATTTGGTGACCAGTACAACGCCACTGACATAAAGATTCCCGGTGCTGGTACTTTGGAGCTGGTATTTACCCCTGCTGATGGCGGTCCCACTCAAGCTTATAAAGTGACTGACTTCAAAGGTCCTGGTGTAGCTCTGTCCATGTTTAACGTTGACCAATCAATTCGTGGATTTGCTCGTGCGTGCTTTACCTATGCCCTTGATGTCAAGATGCCACTCTACATGTCTACCAAGAACACTATCCTAAAGAGTTATGATGGCCGCTTCaaggatatattccaaCAGATGTATGATGATGAGTTCAGGCCTCTATTTGAAGCTGCTGGTATATTTTATGAGCACAGACTCATTGACGACATGGTAGCCTATGCCTGCAAGTCAGAGGGTGGCTTTGTCTGGGCTTGTAAAAACTACGATGGTGACGTCCAGTCAGACATTGTATCACAGGCTTACGGTTCGTTGGCACTGATGTCATCTGTGTTATACTCCTCTGATGGTAAATCATTCCTTGCTGAGGCCGCTCACGGCACTGTGACACGTCACTTCCGGGTACACCAAAAGGGTGGCTCCACATCGACTAACTccattgccactatagtGGCTTGGGCACGCGCTTTGGAGAAGCGCGGTCTTGCTGATGGCAATGACGCGCTTGTCGAGTTTGGTCGCAAGTTGGAGCGTGCTCCCGTTGAGGCTGTGGATGCCGGTTACTACACCAAGGACCTGGCCATTGCCATCCACGGCCCCCAAGCTACTGACTACCTTGACACAGAGTCTTTCATGGACAAGGTAAAGGAGTTCCTTGAGAAGTAGAATCATACGCAAATTCGGAAACGTACGAATTTGCGGTGTTTAAGTTACCGTCCCATGGTCTCGGGACTCCATATACTTGCACGTTTGGAGTACTTTAGGCAATAATTCTGACCTCTAGGGGCAATGTTCCCATGTAATAATTAGTAATCTGGTTTGCCGTGTGTTTCTTCATATTTCCTGATAATCTCGTGGTGATCCATTAGCGCAAGCTCCTTGCGAACTGACCACCTACGCAGCCCCgaaagtagtagcattacAACATTAATGCCAACGAGCCAGGTAATAGGCTTTGCCACGCATACTGGCAGTAGTGCGATTTTGGACGACCCAGTACGATTTGACGTGGACCATCTGGATTGTTTCCCAACCactgctatatatatcaccaaTAAGCGATACTTACTTTTTCGATATAAGCCACCAACGCTGTAGGGTGACACCCCAAGCCCGAAAATGCCGTAACTAGCGAATAGTATGGCATATCCCAGTGATTCCGTGTGCTCGAGTGCCAGTGTGGCAGCCGCTGGGCCCAGGAGACCGATTAACGACAAACCGATGCTGGGAGATAGTGTCACTTTACTGAAATACCTACCCCAAGGATGACCTATTGAATCGAAGCAGGTTGAATACCAATGTACTGGAAGAAAGCCAGGGTAGTGCCGCACTGCTAATGTAGAATTGTTGCGATGCCAGGGTGTCAACAGTGGTTGACGGGATAGTCAATAAAGCGAATCCCCCAGGTATTACCAGGAAAGAGCCTATACCGTAGAAAACAACCTTGCTGCTTCTATAGGattctatatgtatatactaaGACTAACCTGGACAACCTTTTGTAATCATCCTCGAGTTCCCTGTATGATGACAGTGATAGGTGTTCCCCAACCCTCTGTCTGAATGATGATATGTTTCCAGGTGTTGAGGCAACATGGTCCATAGAAGGCTTGGGTACTTCCGGTGACTTGATGTTGCGACCGTACAAGGCAACAAATCTGCGCATAGCTACTACACACTGGGTATATTATTCATCTAGGCACATTTACAATAGgaaatgcgatatattatatggtATATGTCTACTGGACGGGAGTACTGGGTTGCTGCAGCTTGTGGAGCTCCCCTTCCAAAAACGCAAGTCGAGCCAGTATAAACTGCTCGTGTTCCTTCTGTGTGTTACATAGGTCTCGGAATTTCTTCCTCCTGTGTATATTCAAACCTGAAATAAATACCATTGGCACGTACCTGAGATGCAGAGAATAgaacatgtatataaacatgAGCGACATGAGTAGTATATCCGCTATCAAATCGGCTCCGAGCTGCGTTCTATGGAATTTGCACTAGCAACTTACATTAATCGCAGCATCGTCTTCTATTGGTTTTACAATAACCTCCACTTTGGTGTCCGCATTTTCGCGATATCGTTCGAAATTAAAGAACTTCCCTGATAACTTCCTCCGCACTGCGGCGTTATGCCTAGCTCTTCCTATTGACAACACCATGCGATGGGCTCTGGGACGGGATGTACAGTACTACTCCAAAACATACAGATGGTTACGTGCGGTGGCGGAAGCCACCATAGACGCTGCATATTTGCTAAAGGAAGACGTCAGTACCTTTACAGTCTCCAGGAAGATTTCCATACTGACGGTCAAAAGTGATGTTTTGTGTATTCCGGTGTCAAGGGCTGCGCGCGCGTAACCAAGCGCCCGAAGGCGCAGTTATTTACACACCAGGTGTATTACCGTACATCCAGACACGGTTTATGTATAAGTTCTATTGGTTCAGGAGTATATCGTAAGCCTAATTCCCAATCTACTGCAACTGCAATTGGCGGTGTGACCCAACATGGACAGGAATGACAACCAGTCATAATAGTCACACTGGCTAATAAATCAATATTTAGGGTCAGAAATTTATGACTCCACCTACTGTCAGCTTTAATGTACAGCGCTAGAAAACATCACGTACCCTGCTGTAgactatattatataaacaatgaGTCGCGGAAGCTTACTCACTGCAGCTCGTAGGAGCTTGCGCTATCGACTGGGAAGATTGTACAACTCATTTTACTACAGTCAAAGTAACAATAAGTACGTCATGCTATTTGTGTTTCCAAGTGTAATTTGGTACACTCGCTTCCGTGCTGACACCAAGTTAGGATATCGTCTTTATATTTCACCCACTGCTGGCGGGCCTGTTGATTACAAGGAGAAGATTGACAAGGATTCCATTACCAAGTCATCCGACGATTCGTCGGAGCAATCGTCGTCACTGCTGCTTAACGTGTTGAACTACCTTGATGACACTATTATGGGCATTTGGAGCAGTATCAAGGGTACTAAACCATTGATTGAAGGATTCAAGAATGGCAAGAAGGTATACCTAAATGATTCTGCAACGGTACAGGATCTCAAGAATGCAGTATACGGCAAGCTGGCGATGGAAAACAAGGACGTGATGGTTGGATGCAAGGGCCGTATCATGCAAGATGAAGATAATCTGGCACTTGCTACACGTGCCTTTTGTCGCCGTGACCCACGTATTATCCTTTGGAGGGATGCTTAATGGAGTCTGTGGTATCCAACTGTATTAATATCGTATTtcatttgttatattcttACTAGAATAGCATTTGGTGTGAATATTTGTTAGACATCAGTATTACCCCCGGGGTAATGTAAGTAGCGGTGATACACACTGGATGTAGCGCTTATTATTAcaccaatatacacatcatgGTATATTAGTGTGTAGTTTCTCTGCGCCATGACGATAGTTCATATTACTCTATCTTACAGGTGGCGTCATACCGGCGTGATATCATGACAATGTTTCGCTCAATTGGCAACTCTGTAGCAGCGCGCTGTCGTTATCCAAGATGCATAGCCTTTACTACTCACTCGGATACTTCATTAATCAGGACCCAGAGCATTGCCAATATCTTACCACGGCCTGTTAATGGCCGTGGTAACCATTTTGTTAATACCTTATCGCATAAATATCCAAGTCGTGCCGTTATCAGCCAGTTTCCAGACACCAGGTGCTACAGTTCCACTGTTGATTTCGAGGTACGGAGGCATAAGCTTAAACCGCGCAGGAAACAGCTAGTTACGTTATCAGAGAAGGCAGTTGCCAGGCTAAAGGAAATCTGTAATGACCGTAAGTTTCTATCtagatgatatagatacacGCAGCTTCACGCATAGTTAAACTATTCTTTGTAGTTAAAGGGTGTAATGGCTATTCctatgaaatggaaatcGTTGATCGCAATTCTCTAGACGATATGGATGAGCTCATCAGTGACGATAGTGGTACCAGCGTGCTTGCCATTGAGAACAAGGCTGCGTTCCACATGCTTGGGTGCCATATTGATTACGAAATATCGCCATTAGAAGAGGGTTTTGTTTTTAGTAACCCTAATGTCACATCCAAATGTGGATGTGGTCAATCATTTAGATTTTAGTTATCTAGTGGATTTAAGTGACACCACTGGTAATATACTCCGTCAATGCATTATAGATGTATAGTGCCAGAGATTCTATGCATTGCACCAGTGATATCCTAGATGTCCATTGCACTGGACATCCAATTGTTAGTTTAGCTACTTTCAGATGTTTGAAAGCGCAGGTAATCAATCAGGTCATCAGGGGTACTGAAGCTTAGATTGCCTACGTCCTTGGGGCACCAAGCATGCTTCTTTAAGCGGCTGGCGTTGCAACCCACGAAAACTACCAACACACCGTCTATTATTTCCATGTCTACTTTATCACTAGGTTCTATGCCATCTTTAACCCTGGTATagtaaaaatgataaaCGTCCTCCAGGTGTAGTAGTCCATCTGCCACAGCGCcaaatggatatatgtcCACCAATCTAGGGTCAGTTAGCTCCCGAGAGATAGTTACATCGAATATAGCGTTTGGAGTGTCTATATTGAGTATGGGCACACTGAACTGCTTCAGTAGTGTGACTAATCTATGCGCATCCTTTGCCATGAACTCAAAGTTTTCATGAACAAACAGCTGTTCGATACAAACTAGTTCGTGTTCCAACACGAAGCATCGTAGTTGGTAGTGGTTGTTGAAGTGACGACCTGGCAGTAGAGTCAAATGGGAACTGCCCTGTGCCCGATCATGCCAATAGGTAGATGACTTGAGCTGCATTAATAGTTCCCTAGggaagatgatatatcGATCAATATACCTACCTCACATTACTGCATTCTATAGTGTAGTTAGTGACCCATAGGGCGTCATCCAGGTACGTACCGTTGACACAGGGCACTACGGAACCGTAGTTGTCAATACTGGTACGTAGTTCATCGGtaaatgtttttataacTTCCCAATTAAACTGTTCCATGTCAGCCTCGCTATCAGTCAGTTCATTGTCCGATGGGTAGCTGGATGTATCAGTGTCTGATTCTATACTGGAATAGGATATGTTATCGGTACCCGGTGGGAATACCATGCGATCTGATGTAAGGTACCTCAGGACTTCTTTGTCCAGCAACATCCGATGACTTGGTATGCGCATATGCTTTAGACTCGTGGTACCTAGAGTCTCGCTTGCAGATTGGTGGCCTTGTGGAAGTGCCAGTGGTAAGCCGAATTCCACAGTGTAGGAAGCACTCACCCAGTgccacaatatatataatcgaGACTCCAGTGGCGCTATGTAATATGCACTTGTCTCGTTGAAACTGTGTGCCTGGATCAGTTCCAGCAATTGGGTCCTAGCATCACGATCTACTTTTAATGAGCCGAAGCCTGTGCCATGAGCCCATTGTGAGAAGTGGTCCCATGCAGTGACTCCTGGTGGACAGGGTGGGAATTGCGTGGCCTCTGTTGGTGTGATATCGAGGTAGTTGGTCTCCAGGTCGTATGATAACGTCGCTGTGGCATATAATGTATGATTATGGTACCCACCTCGTATTAATGAAAAGTGTAGACCTTCCACTGGCAGCTGTCCATTGTCCAGGGGCTTAGTGTTACCAGCAAAGATAATGAACCTAATATCGCCACTCAGATGTTTTACCCAGGAGTGAGTGTCTATGTCAGTTACTCCATTTATCCCTAACCTGTTGTTATCAATGATAACACCCCTTGAAGTCTTGAGTCGTAATATAGCCTGGCTTCCACGGCACAATGCTGTGATGAATCCCGTCCTCAGGGGGCATCCGATTCCCACGGATTCATACATTTGTTGGATGCGATCTCTGGCAGTTTATTAAATCTTGACACCAATACATCTAATGACACAATAGATAGCCCATAGTGTCTAAATCAATGATCTAATGGAGAAATTTCCATTCTATAACACAGAGCCTAAGGCCAGGCTCGCGAAGTTAAGGGAGCACTTTAACAAATTTGAAGAGGAATCTAGCTCAATAACGGTAAGTGTGCCTTAGGAGTGACTCTAGTAGCTCTCCTGCCCAAAATAACGCTAATTgtgcttacacatttacaGATAGAGCAGGAGCTCCAGAAGTATCGCGATAACATTACTCAGGCACTGAACACAGTCATATCGGATAAACAAGTGCTCATTAAATGCGGTGATAAGCTGTTATTAGAAGTAGATTCGGGGTGTGTCAAGGAGTTGTTGGAACACATAAAGGATGTGTGATCACTGTCAAGGAACATAACTTATCGCACTAGACACTAGTTAAGGAAATAGAATACTACTTCGCGTTACTAATCCATATTGTACACGTCCATTAGCCACGATTAAGTTACGTAGTATAGAAAATTTCAATTACTAGGGCCCAGCATGGACTTCATGCTGATGACGTTTGTCGCGAGTATTAGCGTCTGCTCACCACGTTTCTGATTCAACGCTGCTATAGCAGCGATCTCACCAAGGGTTACACCACCCAGGAAACCAAGTAGTttacaatgtgacctccCTGTTGGATTCCCCGGTAGTACACTCTTCTGCCTTAATACTGCCACGGGGCAGTCTAGTAGCCGCAAATCGGCTTCAACGGATGATACATTACGAGCCAGGATTATTAGCTGGAACAGCCTTACAGATATTGGGGCGTACCCCCCGAAAATAGATGCGTAATCCGCAGTTGCGTTCTCACGATCGACTAGTAGGTTTAATTTCTTACAAAGGCGAGCCCACCTAAGCCCATCAGGCGAATCGTTTATGCGAATGAGTCCCATGGTTTCCAGTTTGTGCAGTGTCATCAGTTGACAAAAGCCATACTGGTCCACTATAGCGCGCTTTATGCTTTGCAACTCACTTGACTTAACTCCATCCCTGGTTTGACTGAGCAGTATAAGTAGCCTGTAAACCTGGGTTACATCCACGTTCCAATAAATCAAATCAAGAAACAGTTGTACACATGGGTCCGAGGGTTTATTGAATATCTTGGCCGTGAGTGAAGCTATTTTTGAGTCATCAGGCTTTATATCAGTTGCCGACTGTAAGATGGAGTCCTCCAGCTGGTGGAGCAGCTGCATACAGTCACCGCTTATTAACGAATTCATCCACGACATCATGTTAACGTGTATAGATAGCTCTGAATGCTCCTTTTGCAAGTTTTTAAATTTTTTAACGAATGCTCCCATCTCATCAAGAGTTGCAAGGTCACCCCTCTCGTAGCCCTTGTGGACCTGCAGCGCACGTTGGTGGAGATGTTTACCGACCTCGCTATAGTTTAGCCACCTTATTTCACGGTACAGTGAAGACCTCAGGGGTACCACTGTTGTATCAGGAAATAAAGTACCAAAGTTACTGCGATATTGCTCCAGGATACCTGAAGCGTCCCCAACGGAGCCGTCAACTACACCCAACGGGCATTGCAACGATCCGTTGGTTATCCCAAAGACGTTGTCCAGCAGGCCTTCATAGGTTACATTGAGGCACATGGGCGTGACCATGTCAACACGACGGTCTATTATAACCGCCTCGTCGATGGTGCCGGACTGCTTGAGTAACTTCATGCGGCGTTGGGTATCCAGGTTAACAGTGGCAGACGGGTCTTCGTCAGTACCTGATGTGGGCATATCAGTCAACAAACGTTGATTGCGTAGCTCGCGGGTCAAAAATGGCATATCTGAAGATACCGAAGAATGCTTAGTACTGTTGACTATCAATTCAGCTGCGCAGTCACGTCTGGATTTGATCAGTATTTCACCACTGAACCTTGCCAAGTGGCCGAGGCATGTCAACAGATTAATGGCACCGTCCAGTATTCGGCTTTCAAGGTGTTCCACGGCCTTGGCGAAGAACCATGAGGCCATGGGATCGCCTTCCATATAGAACGACTCCATGGACCTACTTATAAACATGGATAAAGCACATGATTCTAGTGGCGCCATATGTACATTACAGTCAAATAGATGTACTATTCGGTTACCCGTCTGCTTGCCAATACCGCGCACTACAGTGAAGTCCTTTCTTAAAACACCCTGTAGGACGTCGGGGAACATCTCCGATGCGCCAGGCAGGCATAACACGAAGCACTCGCTCCTGTCATAGGACATCACAGCCTTTAAAATGCCAGCATCCTCAAACGTTGGGcgtattaaatatatctgTTGCGATTTAGTGGTATCCTCAGAGCGCTCCCTGCGATTTGGCGGCTCCGTCTGTATTAAGTCAATGGATTTCAATCCGATATCCAGTAGGCTACCGTTAAGAAATAGGTGATCTACCAATTCTTTTACATCGCTAGTACACTGGAGGCATATGGCACAATTGTCGTTAGCGAGTGACCGAATCAACTGTTCCACATCATGTCTTACGGAGTCATATCCCTGGGTTGATGCAGTGCCTTTTTCACTAGATTCCGTGCTTCTAGCATCGTTAGGTCTACCTGATGATTGACTGGCTTTATTCCTTATATGGGTAATAACCTTTTTTATTGACGAAAGAAACTCCACCCTGCCGTCTGCGGCAACCTGGTCCACTAACGAcattggattccaatgGTAACTGATACACACCTGGTTTGTACTAGTTCCATACTCAAACCAGAGTGATTTTAAAGTGTTATGCGTGATTAATATGCCATGCCCAACCTAATGGGCTGGATCAGTTACACAATATAATGGACATTGAGATCAAGGCGTACATTACACTTGTTTTAATACACCTTGGAGTTGGTACTGTCTAACTGTGTTCCCATCTATAATCTTCAGGTCTCTACTTTCTATGGGCACTAACACCGGAACGCGTTATAAATGCCTATGGAATCACATATTACCCATCGAAGTACGTTGTGGCAACTtggcaatatatgttatagGCACTGGGCAGTTGCTTTACCTGCATCTTTGATTATCATCGGGCTAACAGCTGCTTTTTACAGTTACTTTAGTGAACGGTCAATGCTACCACCGCTGAATTCAAGAACTGCGTTCGTAGGTAATAATTCTGTTATGCGTTATAATCGTGCCAGATCCCGTTGTACAACTTGAAAGTGAAGTGCAGAAAAGGAAACCACTGTATGATATACCACTGGAAGTTGTAAACCAGAAACTTTATCAATAGGCACTGTTTCGGGagatatctatataaatcCCGAGACCATGTAATCAGGAGTGCCTATTGGCTAGTATAATAAATTGCTATATGTACAACTGTGGCATTCAATAATTATGAATGCATTAGTAAAAGAGTGACTACATGTGAATTGACTACCGATGCTTACAAAACATCGGTGATGTGGCATCTCTTTTACTGAGCTGCAAGTTGACGTATCAACTTAGGGCATCCGTCAATAGAAAACATACTTCTAATGGGCTGCCCCTTATTCGACGTtgcattttgtattataccCGCAGCATCAAAGTGCGTCATAACGTGGTAGTACAACAACAGAACTGGGCGTTGTTCGTTATCAGGCCTTGAGCCTACAAACCTCTGGATCTTAGTCTGGTCACTAAAGAAGAGGTATATGTCCATGTTAAAAATATCGGCCATGGTATCGATATCCTCataggaaccccaactgtAAGGGTTCTGCACCTGAGATAGCATGGCGTATAGCCTTTTGGCAATATCAAGCAAATCGCCATTTTGTCTTATTTCTCTtaggattttggtaggTCCCCACCTGATGTCGCCGAAATCTTGAGTGCCTTCTACGTTGGAGAGTACTTCCAATTTTCCAACTAGTTCCGATACGTCCCAGAATGGTAATGCATTTTCATTGTGAGGGTCTACACCAATGAACCTTACCGCAATTATTCTGCGCAAGTCGCCAACAGTGTAGTAAGTATCCTGGAATTGCATATCATCTAAAGACAGTGATACCGCAGCCGGCAAGTTAGTCAGTTTGAGTTGAAGCGTATCCCGTGAAACCTTGTGGTCACGAAGAATACCCGATACTGCGTTGAATAGGCAATTACCATCAGCGCCATAGTTTTTCCTACATACAACCATGTTTTGCTTTAGTAACATATTATCCCATATGGGATTTACACGGTTCCATGATGAGTACCTAGTGCAGGGGTGGGATTTACCCAAGTGCTGGGCATTGCTAGGCTTTGGTTGTACAGGATCACGATTGTTTTTGAACGCGTTTAGTATATCACTCCATCCAGTTCCAGTTGACCTGTTGGTGTAGACAACGCCAGGAATCAACCAGGAAAACGCAGTACAAAAAATAAACCAAGAATTAAATACACGATACATGATTACAACGATTAGATAGCGTCTATCATTATTGTATAACGGCCTTTAAAGGAGCTAGACATTAAGCTAGCACCTAAGCGCGCCATACACACACTAGTGGTTTACTAAATGGGCTTATCGTTGTCGCCCAGCATTATTGCTAGGGCTACAGGTATGTCCTGTGCCATTATTAACGACACGGGTCGTGCAACCTCTGGTTTATCCTCTGTACATACGTCTACTAGTCCCGCAAGGTTGAAGTGGCGCATGCCCTATGAGTGTGTTGGACATATAGATTACAACTTACTTCGTAATTAGTCAATAGTGCGAAATGGATAACTTGGCCCGGGTGGGAAAATAAGCTACTAACGACGGCAGTTACCTCGTTAAGGAAAATTAGCTTGAATTGGAATAGATCCTGGAAGAGGATAATGTCGATGTTGCTTCCAAAGACCTTGTCATGCCTCGCCTTTATCTCCCGGTGTATTTGGGAAGCAATTTCCATGGCGTTGTCACCAGTTAGGTCCTTTCTCTTACCTAAAATGTCAACGCCGTTCAATACCTCCAGTAGATTTTCGTCATCCTGAGACGCGTCATTTTGTCTCTTGAACTCTTCCATCATCGTTAACTTGTCGTGGAACAGCGCCGGGTCGAAGTGTTGTACTGATGCTGGACTGTCAGGGTCTATACCAACCAAACCAGCCAGTGAAAACTTCATGAGGTCTTCTGGAGTGTAGTAGTCATCTTGAGGTCGATATTCTTTAACCAGCTCCACCAGGTGCTTGTCGTAATTTTCATTCATGAAGTGTCTCAAACGGTCAGCTGTCATTCCGGATAACCTGAAACCAGCTGCCAGGGTGTTGAATAGGCATTTTCCATCACCCCGTACCG contains:
- a CDS encoding putative isocitrate dehydrogenase NADP-dependent, with the translated sequence MCACSRIVYNFGERQMQRPFLALSYLCSFVRRSGSTDQAFRRLSTSAGFRVDRDNSSTMAKIQVKNPIVELDGDEMTRVMWSSVKEKLILPYVDIPLLYYDLSLPNRDATDDKVTFEAAEAIKQVGIGVKCATITPDEARLKEFGLKRMYRSPNGTIRNILDGTVFRSPILTKTVPAYIPGWKKPIIIGRHAFGDQYNATDIKIPGAGTLELVFTPADGGPTQAYKVTDFKGPGVALSMFNVDQSIRGFARACFTYALDVKMPLYMSTKNTILKSYDGRFKDIFQQMYDDEFRPLFEAAGIFYEHRLIDDMVAYACKSEGGFVWACKNYDGDVQSDIVSQAYGSLALMSSVLYSSDGKSFLAEAAHGTVTRHFRVHQKGGSTSTNSIATIVAWARALEKRGLADGNDALVEFGRKLERAPVEAVDAGYYTKDLAIAIHGPQATDYLDTESFMDKVKEFLEK
- a CDS encoding putative integral membrane protein, producing the protein MRRFVALYGRNIKSPEVPKPSMDHVASTPGNISSFRQRVGEHLSLSSYRELEDDYKRLSRSSKVVFYGIGSFLVIPGGFALLTIPSTTVDTLASQQFYISSAALPWLSSSTLVFNLLRFNRSSLGIGLSLIGLLGPAAATLALEHTESLGYAILFASYGIFGLGVSPYSVGGLYRKMVGKQSRWSTSNRTGSSKIALLPVCVAKPITWLVGINVVMLLLSGLRRWSVRKELALMDHHEIIRKYEETHGKPDY
- a CDS encoding iron-sulfur cluster assembly accessory family protein, with product MTMFRSIGNSVAARCRYPRCIAFTTHSDTSLIRTQSIANILPRPVNGRGNHFVNTLSHKYPSRAVISQFPDTRCYSSTVDFEVRRHKLKPRRKQLVTLSEKAVARLKEICNDPSRIVKLFFVVKGCNGYSYEMEIVDRNSLDDMDELISDDSGTSVLAIENKAAFHMLGCHIDYEISPLEEGFVFSNPNVTSKCGCGQSFRF
- a CDS encoding Sec1 family protein, translating into MSLVDQVAADGRVEFLSSIKKVITHIRNKASQSSGRPNDARSTESSEKGTASTQGYDSVRHDVEQLIRSLANDNCAICLQCTSDVKELVDHLFLNGSLLDIGLKSIDLIQTEPPNRRERSEDTTKSQQIYLIRPTFEDAGILKAVMSYDRSECFVLCLPGASEMFPDVLQGVLRKDFTVVRGIGKQTGNRIVHLFDCNVHMAPLESCALSMFISRSMESFYMEGDPMASWFFAKAVEHLESRILDGAINLLTCLGHLARFSGEILIKSRRDCAAELIVNSTKHSSVSSDMPFLTRELRNQRLLTDMPTSGTDEDPSATVNLDTQRRMKLLKQSGTIDEAVIIDRRVDMVTPMCLNVTYEGLLDNVFGITNGSLQCPLGVVDGSVGDASGILEQYRSNFGTLFPDTTVVPLRSSLYREIRWLNYSEVGKHLHQRALQVHKGYERGDLATLDEMGAFVKKFKNLQKEHSELSIHVNMMSWMNSLISGDCMQLLHQLEDSILQSATDIKPDDSKIASLTAKIFNKPSDPCVQLFLDLIYWNVDVTQVYRLLILLSQTRDGVKSSELQSIKRAIVDQYGFCQLMTLHKLETMGLIRINDSPDGLRWARLCKKLNLLVDRENATADYASIFGGYAPISVRLFQLIILARNVSSVEADLRLLDCPVAVLRQKSVLPGNPTGRSHCKLLGFLGGVTLGEIAAIAALNQKRGEQTLILATNVISMKSMLGPSN
- a CDS encoding phosphatidylinositol glycan class P family protein is translated as MDIEIKAYITLVLIHLGVGLYFLWALTPERVINAYGITYYPSKHWAVALPASLIIIGLTAAFYSYFSERSMLPPLNSRTAFVDPVVQLESEVQKRKPLYDIPLEVVNQKLYQ
- a CDS encoding OTU-like cysteine protease family protein; this encodes MYRVFNSWFIFCTAFSWLIPGVVYTNRSTGTGWSDILNAFKNNRDPVQPKPSNAQHLGKSHPCTRYSSWNRVNPIWDNMLLKQNMVVCRKNYGADGNCLFNAVSGILRDHKVSRDTLQLKLTNLPAAVSLSLDDMQFQDTYYTVGDLRRIIAVRFIGVDPHNENALPFWDVSELVGKLEVLSNVEGTQDFGDIRWGPTKILREIRQNGDLLDIAKRLYAMLSQVQNPYSWGSYEDIDTMADIFNMDIYLFFSDQTKIQRFVGSRPDNEQRPVLLLYYHVMTHFDAAGIIQNATSNKGQPIRSMFSIDGCPKLIRQLAAQ